In the genome of Thermomicrobium sp. 4228-Ro, the window CTCGTAATGCAGGGACTGGACTCCCGTCGGGTAGACGATCGGCGCCCGATGGCCGATCAGTGCGGTCGTCGGCTTGAAGAACAGGACCGGTGCCGTCGGCACCTCCATGCCGAGTTCCTGCGCATGCTCCGCATAGTTGAGCACCACCCCGATGATCTTCCGGGGCTCGACCGGGGGCAACCAGGTCACCGCCTCGAAGGGGTAGCAGCGGCCTGCCTCGTCGACGAGGCACGACTCGTGGACCGTGCCGATATGGAGTCGTCCCTCCGCTATGAAACGGGCAGTACGCATCGACTCGCCTCCATTTCTCGCCTCTCACTCTGCGATCAGACCGTAGCGTCTCGCGACTGCCCGAAGCCGCTCCTGGTTCTCCGGCGACGGCAAGACCAGCGGGAGACGCAGTTCCGGACGGATCTTCCCCATCAACCCGAGGACGTACTTGACCGGCCCCGGATTGGTCTCGATGAACAGCGCTTCGTTCATCTCCAGCAGATGGAAATGCAGTGCACGGGCCTCTTCCCACTGCCCAGCCACTGTCAAATCGTAGAGCCGGGCGAGCTCGCGCGGAAGGACGTTCGCCGTAGCGCTGAAATAGCCGGCACCGCCGAGTGCCAGGAGCGGAAAGCAGAGCGCCTCGATACCGGAATAGACCAGAAGGTCCATACCGCACCGATCAAAGAGGCGACTCACCTGGATAAAATCGACATTAGCTTCTTTGACGCCCACGACGTTCGGGCACGCTTCCCGAATGCGCGCCAGCGTCTCCGGATCGAGATTGACCGCCGTCCGACCAGGGATGTTGTAGATGATCACCGGGAGCGACGTCGCCTTCGCCACCGTCACGAAATACTGGTATAGCCCTTCCTGGGTGGGACGGCAGTACGGTGGCGTGATGATCAGCAAGGCATCGGCACCAGCCCGTTCGGCGAACTGGGTCAGATGCAGGGTGTCGGCGAGCGAATGCGCGCCCGTTCCAGCGACAACCGGCACGCGCCCGCGGACGACCTCCACGGCATAGGCGATGACCTGTTCCCGTTCCGCGAGCGTCAACGCTGCTGGTTCACCGGTCGATCCGGTCACCGAGATCCCATGACTCCCACTCGCGATCTGCCATTCGATCAACGCACCGAGCGTCTCGAAATCGACAACACCGTCCCGGAACGGCGTCACCAATGGGACGATCGACCCGCGCAGCTTCGTGGTATCCATCGCGACCCCTCTCGTACACCACCTGAACGCAACACCGCCGATCATCAGGTCATAGGCGAACCTCCTTGGCGACGTAAACTCCTGCCGTGACCGAACCTCGACCGCAGAGCGTCACTCGCTCAGCGACATGGACGCCGGTGCGTAACCGTCCTCATGGCCGTCGAGCGCTTTGCCGCTCTCCACCGACCACCGGCGGAATGCCTCCAGTGTCGCGAGCTTGTGGTCGCGGACGACCCGTTCGATCTCGTCAGCTGGACCGCCCTGCTCCAGCAACGTCGTGATGCGCCGGTGATCTTCGAGCGAGGA includes:
- the dapA gene encoding 4-hydroxy-tetrahydrodipicolinate synthase, producing MDTTKLRGSIVPLVTPFRDGVVDFETLGALIEWQIASGSHGISVTGSTGEPAALTLAEREQVIAYAVEVVRGRVPVVAGTGAHSLADTLHLTQFAERAGADALLIITPPYCRPTQEGLYQYFVTVAKATSLPVIIYNIPGRTAVNLDPETLARIREACPNVVGVKEANVDFIQVSRLFDRCGMDLLVYSGIEALCFPLLALGGAGYFSATANVLPRELARLYDLTVAGQWEEARALHFHLLEMNEALFIETNPGPVKYVLGLMGKIRPELRLPLVLPSPENQERLRAVARRYGLIAE